A section of the Gloeobacter violaceus PCC 7421 genome encodes:
- the modB gene encoding molybdate ABC transporter permease subunit encodes MTDPWFSLRLSLAVATLATLIVGVIGTAAGYFLAKSRFWGKDLLDALFTLPLVLPPTVVGFYLLGLLGKRGWFGQFLFAWTGWEILFTFQAAVIAATVMAMPLMVKTARAAIESVDPAYEQAAHTLGKGRWRTFFQVTLPLAWKGIAAGLVLSFARALGEFGATLMVAGNIPGKTQTMPLAIYQTTQTGEDTTALVLVAVLTATSLVVLVATNRLAQGRPW; translated from the coding sequence ATGACAGACCCCTGGTTTTCGCTGCGGCTGTCGCTTGCCGTCGCCACCCTTGCCACCCTCATCGTCGGGGTGATCGGCACCGCCGCCGGTTATTTTCTGGCCAAATCCCGTTTCTGGGGCAAAGATTTGCTTGATGCCCTGTTCACCCTGCCGCTGGTGCTGCCGCCCACCGTCGTCGGCTTCTACCTGTTGGGCCTACTGGGCAAGCGCGGTTGGTTCGGACAGTTTCTGTTTGCCTGGACGGGTTGGGAGATTTTGTTTACGTTTCAGGCGGCGGTGATCGCAGCCACGGTGATGGCGATGCCCCTGATGGTCAAGACGGCGCGCGCCGCCATCGAGAGCGTCGATCCCGCCTACGAGCAGGCCGCCCATACCCTCGGCAAGGGCCGCTGGCGCACCTTTTTTCAAGTCACCCTGCCGCTCGCCTGGAAAGGGATCGCAGCCGGGCTGGTGCTCAGTTTCGCCCGCGCCCTCGGCGAATTTGGCGCCACACTGATGGTGGCGGGCAACATCCCCGGCAAAACCCAGACCATGCCCCTGGCCATCTACCAGACCACCCAGACGGGCGAAGACACTACCGCCCTGGTGCTGGTGGCGGTCCTGACCGCCACCTCCCTCGTGGTACTGGTGGCCACCAACCGCCTCGCCCAGGGGCGTCCATGGTAA
- the modA gene encoding molybdate ABC transporter substrate-binding protein, translated as MHFRLLVGFVSLALACWGLGAAAQAAELTVSAAISLKEAFGEIAVQFEKGRPGDKINFNFAASGELSQQIERGAPVDVFASAALKQMNDLDKKGLLLAGTNQPFARNRLVVVVPKGQTKVASFEQLSKVGRLTIGNPKTVPAGQYAAEALTKAGIYDTLLASQKIVFSENVRQALAYVEDGNVDAGIVYVTDARASQKADVGFLVPANYSEPVVYPIAVVKDSKQPDPARAFVTFVLSARGQEILLSKGFLGANK; from the coding sequence ATGCACTTTAGACTTCTGGTGGGATTTGTCTCGCTTGCGCTGGCGTGCTGGGGCCTGGGTGCTGCTGCCCAAGCGGCGGAACTCACGGTCTCGGCGGCCATCAGCCTCAAAGAAGCCTTCGGCGAGATTGCCGTTCAGTTTGAAAAAGGCCGTCCGGGCGACAAAATCAACTTCAATTTTGCCGCCTCCGGCGAGTTGTCCCAGCAAATTGAGCGCGGAGCGCCGGTGGATGTGTTCGCCTCCGCCGCCCTCAAGCAGATGAACGACCTGGACAAAAAAGGGCTGCTTCTGGCGGGCACCAACCAGCCTTTCGCCCGCAACCGGTTGGTGGTGGTGGTGCCGAAGGGGCAGACGAAGGTGGCTTCCTTCGAGCAACTGTCCAAAGTCGGCCGTCTGACCATCGGCAACCCCAAGACGGTGCCGGCGGGACAGTACGCCGCCGAGGCGCTCACCAAAGCAGGAATTTATGATACTTTACTTGCGTCTCAGAAGATCGTCTTCTCTGAAAACGTCCGCCAGGCCCTCGCCTACGTCGAGGACGGCAACGTCGATGCGGGGATCGTCTACGTCACCGACGCGCGCGCCAGCCAGAAAGCGGACGTTGGTTTTCTGGTGCCCGCGAACTACAGCGAGCCTGTGGTCTATCCGATCGCAGTCGTCAAAGACAGCAAACAGCCGGATCCGGCACGGGCATTTGTGACTTTTGTACTCAGCGCGCGGGGGCAGGAGATATTACTGAGCAAAGGCTTTTTGGGCGCAAACAAGTAG
- a CDS encoding TOBE domain-containing protein, with protein MAIRISGRNQLPGKVIELLLGDIMAQVVVQVGEFVVEAVITRRSAEQMGLKVGDEVSVLVKATEAMVIKEMP; from the coding sequence ATGGCGATCCGGATCAGCGGGCGCAACCAGTTGCCGGGCAAAGTAATCGAATTGCTCCTGGGGGACATCATGGCCCAGGTCGTTGTGCAGGTGGGCGAATTTGTCGTCGAAGCGGTGATCACCCGCCGCAGCGCCGAGCAGATGGGGCTCAAAGTCGGCGACGAGGTGAGCGTGCTGGTCAAAGCCACAGAAGCGATGGTGATCAAGGAGATGCCTTAG
- the tsaB gene encoding tRNA (adenosine(37)-N6)-threonylcarbamoyltransferase complex dimerization subunit type 1 TsaB — MSGAAGLGLHTSTDTLGLALWDGANLRTQLFAEGRALSETLQVRLQDFLVPRSFSELGWIAVCIGPGSFTATRLGVVTARTLAQALAIPLLGVNALEALAAAHPGHGSVAVWLDARRGDRYAALYERADSVLITLREVELVLEAHWEAWQGILPPGCRVIAGDAVPEPPIAALMHLARARFEGGLRPGWFEVEPLYGRAAPIHPGAIVPGPD; from the coding sequence TTGAGCGGCGCCGCCGGGCTGGGCCTGCACACTTCCACTGACACCCTGGGCCTTGCCCTCTGGGATGGGGCGAACTTGCGAACGCAATTGTTCGCGGAGGGACGCGCCCTTTCCGAGACGTTGCAGGTGCGGCTGCAGGATTTTCTAGTTCCCCGGAGTTTTAGTGAGCTGGGTTGGATCGCTGTCTGCATCGGCCCCGGCAGCTTTACGGCCACCCGGTTGGGGGTGGTGACGGCGCGCACCCTTGCCCAGGCTCTCGCTATTCCGCTTCTGGGCGTCAATGCGCTCGAAGCTCTGGCGGCGGCCCACCCAGGCCACGGTTCGGTGGCCGTCTGGCTGGATGCCCGCCGCGGCGACCGCTACGCCGCCCTTTACGAGCGCGCCGACAGTGTCTTGATAACTCTGCGGGAAGTAGAACTGGTCCTCGAAGCACACTGGGAAGCCTGGCAGGGCATCTTGCCGCCCGGTTGCCGGGTGATCGCGGGCGATGCTGTGCCCGAGCCGCCCATCGCCGCCTTGATGCATCTGGCACGCGCACGCTTCGAGGGCGGCCTGCGCCCCGGTTGGTTCGAGGTGGAACCTTTGTACGGGCGGGCAGCCCCCATCCACCCCGGAGCCATTGTTCCTGGACCTGATTGA
- a CDS encoding class II aldolase/adducin family protein translates to MQPFFAGDRRAPCHNFRCRRVADAQHPKAMETITRPQPAIPEPPVFTHPAEERRHLKERLAAAFRLFARYGFDDGIAGHITARDPGRPDHFWVNPFGMYFGHIRVRDLLLVDAGGAVVEGDRPLNTAAFAIHSQIHAHRPDVVASAHSHSMYGKAWSTLGRKLDPLTQDACAFYEDHGLFEDYTGLVLDPAEGRRIAAALGPHKAVILRNHGLLTVGRSVDEAAWWFIAMDRSCQVQLLAEAAGEPALIDPHQARLACGQVGSHHQGWFSFQPLFDRIVREQPDLLES, encoded by the coding sequence GTGCAACCATTTTTCGCGGGGGACCGCCGCGCTCCGTGCCACAATTTTAGGTGTCGGCGCGTCGCCGACGCTCAGCACCCCAAGGCCATGGAAACGATCACCCGCCCGCAACCGGCCATTCCCGAACCGCCGGTCTTTACCCATCCGGCCGAGGAGCGTCGCCACCTCAAGGAACGTCTGGCGGCCGCATTCCGGCTGTTTGCCCGCTACGGCTTCGACGACGGCATCGCCGGGCACATCACCGCCCGCGACCCCGGGCGGCCGGACCACTTCTGGGTCAATCCTTTCGGGATGTACTTCGGCCACATCCGCGTGCGCGACCTGCTGCTGGTCGACGCTGGAGGTGCGGTGGTCGAGGGGGACCGCCCGCTCAACACCGCCGCCTTCGCCATCCACTCGCAAATCCACGCCCATCGCCCCGACGTGGTGGCCTCGGCCCATTCCCATTCGATGTACGGCAAAGCCTGGTCCACCCTCGGCCGCAAACTCGACCCGCTCACCCAGGACGCCTGTGCGTTCTACGAGGACCACGGTCTGTTTGAAGACTACACCGGGCTCGTCCTCGACCCTGCCGAAGGGCGGCGCATCGCGGCGGCCCTCGGTCCCCACAAGGCGGTCATCCTGCGCAACCATGGCCTTTTGACCGTCGGCCGCAGCGTCGATGAGGCAGCCTGGTGGTTCATCGCCATGGACCGCTCCTGCCAGGTGCAGCTGTTGGCCGAAGCGGCGGGCGAGCCGGCGCTGATCGATCCGCACCAGGCCCGCCTCGCCTGCGGCCAGGTGGGCAGCCACCACCAGGGTTGGTTCAGCTTCCAGCCGCTCTTTGATCGCATCGTCCGCGAACAGCCGGATCTGCTCGAAAGTTGA
- a CDS encoding Tab2 family RNA-binding protein, with product MELWELDFYRCPLVGADGQVRWELLVCTAEGGLLRAQFCPADAANVVWLEAQLAELVASRGGPPLQMRAFRTAAFNLAGPACRRLGIPLRHSRRAIAVQRRRAEREESLYPQMPDYRPLPPGVPQQKAVPAPIPDARLPDRWGFSALPGAELGQLRQLPIAYLEVPLLAGIDAPVPGVFLFSRRDRDLASWLAAREPVSLQYTRAEIDGLILEAGLDERWILATFDDPGMRERGRQFAERLAGSRGLHFLAVQPAEGSPQIAGFWLLQTPNA from the coding sequence GTGGAGCTGTGGGAGCTGGATTTTTATCGCTGTCCGCTGGTGGGAGCCGATGGACAGGTGCGCTGGGAACTGCTCGTCTGCACCGCCGAGGGCGGCCTGCTACGCGCGCAATTTTGTCCGGCAGACGCAGCGAACGTGGTGTGGCTTGAAGCGCAACTGGCAGAACTGGTGGCGAGCCGGGGCGGGCCGCCTTTGCAGATGCGTGCCTTTCGCACCGCCGCCTTCAACCTGGCGGGACCGGCCTGCCGCCGGTTGGGCATTCCCCTGCGCCATAGCCGCCGGGCCATCGCGGTGCAGCGCCGGCGCGCCGAACGCGAGGAGTCGCTGTACCCGCAGATGCCGGACTACCGCCCACTGCCCCCCGGCGTACCTCAGCAAAAGGCCGTTCCCGCCCCCATCCCCGACGCCCGGCTTCCGGATCGCTGGGGATTTAGCGCCCTGCCGGGAGCCGAACTGGGTCAGCTGCGGCAACTGCCGATTGCTTACCTCGAAGTGCCCCTCCTCGCCGGTATCGACGCGCCGGTGCCCGGGGTGTTTTTGTTTTCCAGGCGCGACCGCGACCTTGCCTCCTGGCTCGCCGCCCGCGAACCGGTGAGCCTGCAGTACACCCGGGCGGAAATCGACGGGCTGATACTGGAGGCGGGCCTCGACGAGCGTTGGATCCTCGCCACCTTCGACGACCCCGGCATGCGCGAGCGGGGACGCCAGTTCGCCGAGCGGCTCGCGGGAAGCCGCGGGTTGCACTTTCTGGCGGTCCAACCGGCGGAGGGCAGCCCCCAGATCGCAGGCTTCTGGTTACTGCAGACCCCCAACGCCTGA
- a CDS encoding stress-responsive protein Ycf46, with protein MQELEVLIQAHYPLIYLLTPEEERAEQAIAAISQLRPPRKIFLWTVTHGIIEYGRPRTLTQHNTVSPEAAIEWVTRQREPGIFIFKDLHAFIESASVTRWLRDAIAGFKGMNKAIVLMSPVQRIPVELEKDVVVVEFPLPTMGELDEVLNTHLKNGSFTRTRRLSTEGREKLLKAALGLTKDEADKVYRKAEVVSGRLTEAEVDIVLSEKKQIIKRNGILEYLEFDDTIDSVGGLAELKRWLTQRSDAFTERARQYGLPQPKGMLILGVPGCGKSLIAKTTARLWGLPLLRLDIGRVYDGSMVGRSEANLRNALRVAESISPVILFIDEVDKAFAGAGGSSDSDGGTSMRIFGSFLTWMQEKTSPVFVMATANRVERLPSEFLRKGRFDEIFFVDLPNFEERKEIFRIHLGKRREDIARFDIDSLAGACEGYSGAEIEQGMVAAMYDAFAQDREFTQFDILAALKSTLPLSRTATEQVTALREWARHRARPAASMVAEYQRMEF; from the coding sequence ATGCAAGAGTTAGAAGTTCTCATCCAGGCTCACTACCCTCTTATCTATCTGCTGACTCCGGAAGAGGAGCGCGCAGAGCAGGCTATCGCCGCCATCTCCCAGCTGAGGCCGCCGCGCAAGATCTTCTTGTGGACGGTAACCCACGGCATCATCGAGTACGGCCGTCCCCGCACGCTCACCCAGCACAACACGGTATCGCCCGAGGCGGCCATCGAGTGGGTCACCCGTCAGCGCGAGCCGGGCATCTTCATCTTCAAAGATCTCCATGCGTTTATCGAGTCGGCCTCGGTGACCCGCTGGCTGCGCGATGCGATTGCAGGCTTCAAGGGGATGAACAAGGCGATCGTCTTGATGTCGCCGGTGCAGCGCATCCCGGTCGAACTCGAAAAGGACGTGGTGGTGGTCGAGTTTCCGCTCCCGACCATGGGCGAACTCGACGAAGTGCTCAACACCCACCTCAAAAACGGCAGCTTCACCCGCACCCGGCGGCTGAGCACCGAGGGGCGCGAGAAACTGCTTAAAGCCGCCCTCGGGCTCACCAAAGACGAGGCCGACAAGGTCTACCGCAAGGCCGAAGTCGTCTCCGGACGACTCACCGAAGCCGAAGTCGACATCGTCCTCTCCGAAAAAAAGCAGATCATCAAGCGCAACGGCATCCTCGAATACCTCGAATTCGACGACACCATCGACTCGGTCGGCGGACTCGCCGAGCTAAAGCGCTGGCTCACCCAGCGCTCCGACGCCTTCACCGAGCGCGCCCGCCAGTACGGCCTGCCCCAACCCAAGGGCATGCTGATCCTGGGGGTGCCCGGCTGCGGCAAGTCGCTGATCGCCAAGACCACCGCGCGGCTGTGGGGTCTGCCGCTGCTGCGCCTCGACATCGGCCGGGTCTACGACGGTTCGATGGTGGGCCGTTCGGAGGCGAACCTGCGCAACGCTCTGCGGGTGGCCGAATCGATTTCGCCGGTGATTTTGTTTATCGACGAAGTGGACAAGGCGTTCGCGGGGGCGGGGGGTTCGTCGGACTCAGACGGCGGGACGTCGATGCGGATTTTCGGTTCGTTTTTGACGTGGATGCAGGAGAAGACCTCTCCGGTGTTCGTGATGGCGACGGCGAACCGGGTGGAGCGGTTGCCGAGCGAGTTTTTGCGCAAGGGCCGCTTCGATGAAATCTTCTTCGTCGACTTGCCCAACTTCGAGGAACGCAAAGAAATCTTCCGCATCCACCTTGGCAAGCGGCGCGAGGACATCGCCCGCTTCGACATCGATTCGCTGGCGGGGGCCTGCGAGGGCTACTCGGGAGCCGAGATCGAGCAAGGCATGGTGGCTGCGATGTACGACGCCTTCGCCCAGGATCGCGAATTTACCCAGTTCGACATCCTCGCGGCGCTCAAGTCGACGCTGCCCCTGTCTCGGACGGCGACCGAGCAGGTGACGGCGCTCAGGGAGTGGGCCAGGCATCGGGCACGCCCGGCCGCGTCCATGGTCGCTGAATACCAGCGCATGGAGTTCTAA
- a CDS encoding DUF1257 domain-containing protein, whose product MSHFSTLRTKITDAEILKSSLRDLGITVKTVADVRGYNGQRVRADIVATLDGEYDLGWSRNSDGSFDLIADLWGVAKKHNQTELINSINQKYAVNKTLAEVKRTGHSVVSQSVGADGSYRLTIGR is encoded by the coding sequence ATGTCTCATTTCAGCACTCTCCGCACCAAGATCACCGACGCTGAGATCCTCAAGTCTTCGCTGCGCGACCTCGGCATCACCGTCAAGACCGTCGCCGATGTGCGCGGCTACAACGGCCAGCGCGTGCGCGCCGACATCGTCGCCACCCTTGACGGCGAATACGACCTGGGCTGGTCGCGCAACTCCGACGGCTCCTTCGATCTGATCGCCGATCTCTGGGGCGTCGCCAAAAAGCACAACCAGACCGAGCTCATCAACTCGATCAACCAGAAGTACGCCGTCAACAAGACCCTGGCGGAAGTCAAGCGCACGGGCCACTCCGTGGTCTCCCAGAGCGTTGGCGCCGACGGCTCCTACAGGCTGACGATTGGCCGCTAA
- a CDS encoding Uma2 family endonuclease, with amino-acid sequence MMHPELRDPTAAMPEQRLTLYGVSWQEYEILGATLSDRPGLRMTYLEGTLEIMTTSREHEALKTTIARLIEAYAEEMDIDLNGYGSMTFKKAARQRGLEPDECYCVGAMGDIPDIALEVVITSGGIDKLRVYAGLRVPEVWFWQDGVFSLYHLEGSEYLPIASSRFLPQLDLPNLNPFVDPNNQTQAVKTYRRTLRA; translated from the coding sequence ATGATGCACCCAGAACTGCGCGATCCCACAGCGGCCATGCCGGAGCAACGACTCACCCTCTACGGAGTGAGCTGGCAGGAGTACGAGATCTTGGGAGCAACCCTGTCCGATCGCCCGGGATTGCGGATGACCTATCTGGAAGGAACACTGGAGATCATGACCACCTCCCGTGAGCACGAGGCGCTGAAGACTACCATTGCGCGTCTTATCGAAGCTTATGCGGAAGAAATGGATATCGATCTCAATGGGTACGGCTCGATGACCTTCAAAAAAGCGGCCAGACAGCGGGGTCTGGAGCCGGACGAATGCTACTGTGTCGGCGCCATGGGCGACATTCCGGATATTGCCCTCGAAGTGGTCATTACCAGCGGCGGCATCGACAAGCTGCGGGTCTACGCGGGACTGCGGGTGCCGGAGGTGTGGTTCTGGCAGGACGGCGTTTTTTCGCTGTATCACCTCGAAGGCTCCGAGTATCTGCCGATTGCAAGCAGCCGATTTTTGCCGCAACTAGATTTGCCAAACCTGAACCCATTTGTCGATCCCAACAACCAGACCCAGGCGGTCAAAACCTACCGCCGAACACTTCGTGCTTGA
- the dps gene encoding DNA protection during starvation protein, with the protein MAKVAREMVEKSGVNVDELVAKLVRAASAEFTTYYYYTLLRAHAIGFEGEGLKEIIEDARLEDRNHFEALFPRIYELGGDLPRDIRDFSDMAACADAYLPDNPNDARQLLGVLVEAERCAIRVYTEICDMTFGKDHRTYELALAILNEEIEHEAWFSEFLGEGPSGHFRRGTPGESPYTSRFLVVPNGHN; encoded by the coding sequence ATGGCCAAAGTAGCACGCGAGATGGTAGAAAAATCCGGCGTCAACGTCGATGAACTCGTCGCAAAGCTAGTACGCGCCGCTTCTGCGGAGTTTACAACCTACTATTACTACACGCTGCTGCGCGCCCACGCGATCGGCTTTGAAGGTGAGGGACTCAAGGAGATCATCGAGGATGCCCGCCTGGAGGACCGCAACCACTTCGAAGCGCTTTTCCCGCGCATCTACGAGTTGGGTGGAGATCTGCCCCGCGACATCCGCGATTTTTCTGATATGGCGGCCTGCGCCGATGCGTATCTGCCTGACAACCCAAACGATGCCCGACAGCTCCTGGGGGTCTTAGTCGAAGCGGAGCGGTGCGCTATCCGCGTCTACACCGAAATTTGCGACATGACCTTCGGCAAAGATCACCGCACCTACGAGTTGGCCCTGGCTATCTTGAACGAGGAAATTGAGCACGAAGCGTGGTTCAGTGAATTTTTGGGCGAAGGGCCTTCCGGCCACTTCCGGCGCGGCACCCCAGGCGAATCGCCCTACACCAGCCGCTTCCTGGTCGTGCCGAACGGCCACAACTAG
- a CDS encoding Rieske (2Fe-2S) protein — protein MQYLAVAYTRDIPAGRVYPVLVGGRELILVRDGQDNVYALDGLCPHRHLPLAGAEVWKGVLECPWHHFQYDVRTGENLYPRRVYPAQLAARLGDHVRPLRIYPVRTVDEQIQVGMPEAGGTPRFP, from the coding sequence GTGCAGTACCTCGCCGTGGCCTACACCCGGGATATCCCGGCCGGCCGGGTATACCCGGTGCTGGTGGGGGGACGGGAGCTGATTCTTGTCCGCGACGGGCAGGACAATGTATACGCCCTGGACGGCCTCTGTCCCCACCGGCACCTGCCCCTGGCGGGGGCCGAGGTCTGGAAGGGAGTGCTCGAATGCCCCTGGCACCACTTCCAGTACGACGTGCGCACCGGGGAGAATCTCTATCCGCGCCGGGTCTATCCGGCGCAATTGGCTGCCCGCCTCGGCGACCATGTCCGTCCCCTGCGCATTTACCCAGTGCGCACAGTCGATGAGCAAATCCAGGTGGGGATGCCGGAGGCAGGCGGAACCCCACGGTTCCCTTGA
- a CDS encoding pentapeptide repeat-containing protein, whose product MAELARHQIVLSIINTPAGATLRFRGLNLAGLDLSGGLDLSRANFSLADLSGVQLQQADLEQARFWKTDLRMADLRHTHLAGAMLAEARLARANLRQADLRGANLQGANLAHADLSAADLTDAALQGADLAGAILDDCKLERADLSGAVLTGASLQHAVLIDANLHGARLTGADLQGAHLIDATCTGADLSGASLRAADLSRAVLVDTDLSGANLAGADVTHTDLRRAILRNVHWDGPSYSQS is encoded by the coding sequence ATGGCAGAACTGGCAAGACATCAGATTGTCCTGAGCATCATCAACACCCCGGCGGGCGCAACGTTGCGCTTTCGGGGCCTCAACCTCGCCGGTCTCGATCTGTCGGGAGGATTGGATCTATCGCGGGCCAATTTTTCGCTTGCGGACCTGAGCGGGGTACAGCTACAGCAGGCCGACCTGGAGCAGGCGCGCTTCTGGAAGACGGATCTGCGCATGGCCGATTTGCGGCACACCCACCTGGCCGGGGCGATGCTTGCCGAGGCGCGTCTGGCGCGGGCCAACTTGCGGCAGGCCGACCTGCGGGGGGCAAATCTGCAGGGGGCGAATCTGGCCCATGCGGATCTCAGTGCAGCGGATCTCACCGATGCCGCCCTGCAGGGAGCGGACCTCGCCGGGGCGATCCTGGACGATTGCAAACTTGAAAGGGCAGATTTGAGCGGCGCTGTGCTGACGGGCGCCAGCCTGCAGCACGCGGTCCTCATCGACGCCAATCTGCACGGAGCGAGACTGACGGGGGCGGATTTGCAGGGGGCGCACCTGATCGACGCCACCTGCACCGGCGCGGATCTAAGCGGCGCCAGCCTGCGGGCGGCGGATCTGTCGCGGGCCGTCCTGGTGGACACGGACCTGAGCGGAGCGAACCTGGCTGGAGCCGATGTCACCCACACGGACCTGCGCCGGGCCATCCTGCGCAACGTCCACTGGGACGGCCCTTCCTATTCGCAAAGCTGA
- a CDS encoding homoserine dehydrogenase, which yields MATPLRLALIGLGTVGSGVLRILHDTAGRDARLGTVQVVGVAVRDLERPRDLPVLPPLTDDPFSLVRDPEVDVVAEVMGGVDLPYRLLTAALKAGKHVITANKALLARHGQELFALARAQNRQLRYEAAVGGGIPLIQPLEQCLGANRIHSVTAIINGTTNYILTQMATRQMAYTQALAEAQALGYAEADPAADVEGADAQEKLTILASIAFRIPLPPLEAIYREGITAIDLPDVINAQQLGFGIKLLALAERCPDGRLDLRVHPTLVPVDHPLSRVDGAYNAVLIEAEPVGSIMFFGPGAGGGPTASAVISDLINILADRPAGPTPADFAQPPPGYLSIDEVQTRFYIRLRALDRPGVVGHIGQIFGRHSVSLASIVQKNPRGAAAELVIITHDVAEARLRAALAELRASSEVQDFCTAIRVLPEG from the coding sequence ATGGCAACCCCCTTGCGTCTGGCACTCATCGGGCTGGGTACGGTCGGCAGCGGCGTCCTGCGTATTTTGCACGACACGGCCGGGCGCGACGCGCGGCTGGGCACGGTACAGGTAGTGGGTGTGGCCGTGCGCGATCTCGAAAGACCCAGAGACCTGCCGGTGTTGCCCCCGCTCACCGACGACCCGTTCTCACTGGTGCGCGATCCGGAGGTGGATGTGGTAGCCGAGGTGATGGGGGGAGTGGATCTGCCTTACCGGCTGTTGACCGCGGCGCTCAAGGCGGGCAAGCACGTGATCACCGCGAACAAAGCCTTGCTTGCCCGCCACGGCCAGGAGTTGTTCGCCCTGGCGCGCGCCCAAAATCGCCAGTTGCGCTACGAGGCGGCGGTGGGCGGCGGCATCCCGCTCATTCAACCGCTGGAGCAGTGCCTGGGGGCCAACCGCATCCACTCGGTGACGGCCATCATCAACGGCACGACCAATTACATCCTCACCCAGATGGCCACCCGCCAGATGGCCTACACCCAGGCCCTCGCCGAAGCCCAGGCCCTGGGTTACGCCGAGGCCGACCCGGCGGCGGACGTCGAGGGGGCCGACGCCCAGGAGAAGCTCACGATCCTGGCCAGCATCGCCTTTCGCATCCCGCTGCCGCCTCTGGAGGCGATTTACCGCGAGGGGATCACCGCAATCGATCTGCCCGATGTGATCAACGCCCAGCAGTTGGGTTTTGGGATCAAACTGCTGGCCCTGGCGGAGCGCTGCCCGGACGGACGGCTCGATCTGCGGGTGCACCCGACGCTGGTGCCGGTCGATCATCCCCTCAGCCGGGTGGACGGTGCCTACAACGCGGTGCTCATCGAGGCGGAACCGGTGGGGTCGATCATGTTCTTTGGTCCCGGGGCCGGGGGCGGTCCCACCGCAAGCGCGGTGATTTCCGATCTGATCAATATCCTCGCCGACCGGCCCGCCGGACCCACCCCCGCCGACTTTGCCCAACCGCCGCCTGGTTATCTATCCATCGACGAAGTCCAGACCCGCTTTTATATCCGCCTGCGCGCCCTCGACCGGCCGGGGGTGGTCGGCCATATCGGCCAGATCTTCGGTCGCCACTCGGTGAGCCTTGCCTCGATCGTCCAGAAGAACCCGCGCGGGGCCGCCGCCGAACTGGTGATCATCACCCACGACGTGGCGGAAGCGCGCCTGCGGGCGGCCCTGGCCGAGTTGCGCGCCAGCAGCGAGGTGCAGGATTTTTGCACCGCCATCCGGGTTCTGCCCGAGGGCTGA